A portion of the Mustela erminea isolate mMusErm1 chromosome 19, mMusErm1.Pri, whole genome shotgun sequence genome contains these proteins:
- the BHMG1 gene encoding basic helix-loop-helix and HMG box domain-containing protein 1, with protein sequence MWGSSRHLYSLGWPRASSLGSSDRRQRKNHTSKLHELALLLPVALKTGTKKLTKKEILLHVLHYIQHLQRSIDVAKTLLKFHTTNGEGGLWGLGRNWGSGPVRRRHSTPSSSPHSHKSRLQGACRKPRKKKPTGLSEGQSRAQNPRRCLDLDKLKKWVALSPEQKGRNTGGTVTPSRHASSCCHPKVASSLPQGDRKGGRSRLTLLDMAENSSHCDCSGCCCRVSAQGDGLYQAFKAQQGAERIHFLNRTQPCPRQKLVFYDSSEDMDKESPDADPWLPAWTPEGSPPGSPLALGPPQINSCTMSGHPSAILGLSPSLFSSPGKLLPEQILGDGTEFLTQALFEDVFLDPESSPTGGVLEGLQDEEMPPAPPEDPADSHSLCQSSVSLDHCYLSLSENSKAPSGSSSSWEGSEAESVWRRQEDTQANPKGPLSSSDEDGDYTWTPTRRAASLPAAGRKVRKGPAKLKENKKASCPTQTKKKCVNGFIMFCRMNRKQYIRACPGTASTAATKELAQLWRVMTQQERRPYCIKARRFSLQHNRIVKQDSSSSEDEDWGTPKPFYQLLAEKARCSPDLAPLLPPQHH encoded by the exons gaggcagaggaagaatcacACCAGCAAACTCCATGAGTTGGCATTGCTGTTGCCTGTGGCCCTGAAGACGGGCACCAAGAAGCTCACCAAG aaggagattcTGCTGCATGTCCTGCATTACATCCAGCACCTCCAGAGAAGCATTGATGTGGCCAAGACCTTGCTCAAATTCCACACCACCAATGGGGAAGGCGGACTCTGGG GGCTGGGTCGGAACTGGGGCTCAGGCCCTGTACGGCGGAGACATTCCACCCCCTCGAGCTCCCCGCATTCTCACAAGTCCCGTCTTCAGGGAGCCTGTCGGAAACCCCGCAAGAAGAAACCCACTGGATTGTCAG aaGGCCAGAGCCGGGCCCAGAACCCGCGCCGCTGTCTGGATCTGGACAAGCTCAAGAAGTGGGTGGCCCTGTCTccagagcagaaaggaaggaacacGGGGGGGACTGTCACCCCTTCAAGACATGCCAGCTCCTGCTGTCACCCCAAAGTTGCATCATCGCTGCCTCAAGGTGACAGGAAGGGAGGACGGTCCCGGCTGACGCTGCTGGACATGGCTGAGAACAGCAGCCACTGTGACTGCTCAG gtTGCTGTTGCCGAGTCAGTGCCCAGGGTGATGGGCTCTACCAAGCCTTCAAGGCCCAGCAAGGGGCTGAGCGGATCCACTTTCTCAACAGGACCCAGCCCTGTCCCAG GCAGAAGCTGGTGTTCTACGATTCCAGCGAGGATATGGACAAGGAGTCCCCAGATGCTGACCCTTGGCTTCCTGCCTGGACCCCGGAGGGCAGCCCCCCTG GGAGCCCGCTGGCCTTGGGGCCTCCCCAAATCAACAGCTGCACCATGTCAGGCCACCCAAGTGCGATCCTAgggctcagcccctccctcttcAGCTCCCCAGGAAAGCTGCTTCCAGAGCAGATCCTGGGGGATGGCACAGAGTTCCTGACCCAAG CTCTCTTCGAGGACGTTTTCCTGGACCCCGAGTCTTCACCTACTGGTGGCGTGCTTGAGGGACTCCAGGACGAG GAGATGCCCCCAGCGCCGCCCGAAGACCCCGCCGACTCCCACAGCCTGTGCCAGTCCTCCGTGTCGCTGGACCACTGCTACCTGTCGCTGAGCGAGAACAGCAAGGCGCCGTCCGGCTCCAGTTCTAGCTGGGAGGGCTCAGAGGCCGAGTCGGTGTGGAGGCGGCAGGAG GACACTCAGGCCAACCCCAAGGGCCCGCTGTCCTCCAGCGACGAGGACGGGGACTACACGTGGACCCCCACGCGGCGGGCCGCCAGCCTGCCCGCGGCTGGGAGGAAGGTCAGGAAGGGCCCCGCGAAGCTCAAGGAAAACAAGAAAGCCTCCTGCCCGACCCAGACGAAGAAAAAGTGCGTCAACGGCTTTATCATGTTCTGCAGGATGAACCGGAAGCAGTATATCCG AGCCTGTCCCGGGACTGCTTCCACAGCCGCCACCAAGGAGCTGGCCCAGCTGTGGCGGGTGATGACCCAGCAGGAGCGGAGACCTTACTG CATCAAAGCCCGCAGGTTTAGCCTCCAGCACAACCGGATCGTGAAGCAGGACAGCTCTAGCAGTGAGGACGAGGACTGGGGGACCCCCAAGCCCTTCTACCAGTTGCTGGCCGAGAAGGCCCGCTGTTCCCCAGACCTggcccctctgctgccccctcagCACCACTGA
- the DMWD gene encoding dystrophia myotonica WD repeat-containing protein isoform X1 — protein sequence MAAGGAEGGSGPGAAMGDCAEIKSQFRTREGFYKLLPGDGAARRSGPASAQTPAPPQPPQPPPGPASSSGPGAAGSAPSPPPAGPGPGPALPAVRLSLVRLGEPDGAGTGEPPATPAGLGAGGDRVCFNLGRELYFYPGCCRRGSQRSIDLNKPIDKRIYKGTQPTCHDFNQFTAATETISLLVGFSAGQVQYLDLIKKDTSKLFNEERLIDKTKVTYLKWLPESESLFLASHASGHLYLYNVSHPCASAPPQYSLLKQGEGFAVYAAKSKAPRNPLAKWAVGEGPLNEFAFSPDGRHLACVSQDGCLRVFHFDSMLLRGLMKSYFGGLLCVCWSPDGRYVVTGGEDDLVTVWSFTEGRVVARGHGHKSWVNAVAFDPYTTRAEEAAAASGDGERSGEEEEEEEEEQPDAGGTGSGGGAPLSPLPKAGPITYRFGSAGQDTQFCLWDLTEDVLYPHPPLARTRTLPSTPGTTPPAASSSRGGEPGPGPGPLPRSLSRSNSLPHPAGSGKAGGPGATTEPGTPFSIGRFATLTLQERRDRGSEKEHKRYHSLGNISRGGGGGGGGGSGGDKPSGPAPRSRLDPAKVLGTALCPRIHEVPLLEPLVCKKIAQERLTVLLFLEDCIITACQEGLICTWARPGKAFTDEEAEAQTGEGSWPRSPSKSVVEGISSQPGNSPSGTVV from the exons ATGGCGGCGGGCGGCGCGGAGGGCGGCTCGGGCCCCGGCGCCGCCATGGGGGACTGTGCGGAAATCAAGTCGCAGTTCCGCACCCGCGAGGGCTTCTACAAGCTGCTCCCCGGCGATGGCGCCGCTCGCAGGTCGGGTCCGGCTTCCGCCCAGACCCCGGCGCCGCCCCAGCCGCCGCAGCCCCCGCccggccctgcttcctcctccggCCCCGGCGCCGCGGGCTCCGCGCCGTCCCCGCCGCCTGCAGGCCCGGGACCAGGGCCCGCGCTGCCCGCCGTGCGCCTCAGCCTCGTGCGCCTCGGGGAGCCCGACGGTGCCGGGACCGGGGAGCCGCCCGCCACGCCCGCGGGGCTGGGTGCCGGAGGAGACCGGGTCTGCTTCAACTTGGGCCGCGAGCTGTATTTCTATCCGGGCTGCTGCCGCCGCGGGAGCCAACGG TCCATTGACCTCAACAAGCCGATTGACAAGCGGATCTACAAGGGCACCCAGCCCACCTGCCATGACTTCAACCAGTTCACTGCTGCCACAGAGACCATCTCCCTGCTGGTGGGGTTCTCCGCCGGCCAGGTGCAGTACCTGGATCTCATCAAGAAGGATACCAGCAAGCTATTCAATGAAGAG CGGCTGATCGACAAGACAAAGGTGACCTACCTGAAGTGGCTGCCCGAGTCCGAGAGCCTGTTCCTGGCCTCGCACGCCAGTGGCCACCTGTACCTGTACAACGTCAGCCACCCGTGCGCCTCGGCCCCACCCCAGTACAGCCTGCTGAAGCAGGGCGAGGGCTTCGCCGTCTACGCCGCCAAGAGCAAGGCGCCCCGCAACCCACTGGCCAAGTGGGCTGTGGGTGAGGGGCCCCTCAATGAGTTCGCCTTCTCGCCCGACGGCCGGCACCTGGCCTGCGTCAGCCAGGATGGCTGCCTGCGTGTCTTCCACTTCGACTCTATGCTCCTGCGCGGGCTCATGAAGAGCTACTTTGGGGGCCTGCTGTGTGTGTGCTGGAGCCCTGACGGCCGCTACGTTGTGACGGGTGGCGAAGATGACCTGGTCACCGTGTGGTCCTTCACCGAGGGCCGTGTGGTGGCCCGGGGCCACGGCCACAAGTCCTGGGTCAACGCTGTGGCCTTTGACCCCTACACCACGAGGGCCGAGGAGGCCGCCGCAGCCAGCGGTGACGGAGAGCggagtggagaggaggaggaggaggaggaagaggagcagccTGATGCCGGGGGCACAGGCTCCGGTGGGGgagcccccctctccccactgcccaaaGCCGGCCCCATCACCTACCGCTTCGGCTCAGCCGGCCAGGACACGCAGTTCTGCCTGTGGGACCTCACTGAAGACGTGCTTTACCCCCACCCGCCCCTGGCCCGCACCCGCACCCTCCCTAGCACGCCTGGCACCACACCCCCCGCTGCCAGCAGCTCCCGGGGCGGCgagcctggccctggccctggccccctgccccGCTCCCTGTCCCGCTCCAACAGCCTCCCGCACCCTGCAGGCAGCGGCAAGGCCGGCGGCCCGGGTGCCACAACTGAGCCGGGCACACCATTCAGCATCGGCCGCTTTGCCACGCTCACGCTGCAGGAGCGGCGGGACCGggggtcagagaaagagcacaagcgcTACCACAGCCTGGGCAACATCagccgggggggcgggggcggcgggggcgggggcagcggtGGGGACAAGCCCAGCGGCCCTGCTCCCCGCAGCCGGCTGGACCCAGCCAAGGTGCTGGGCACCGCGCTGTGCCCGCGCATCCACGAGGTGCCCCTGCTCGAGCCCCTGGTGTGCAAGAAGATCGCCCAGGAGCGGCTCACAGTCCTCCTCTTCCTGGAGGACTGCATCATCACCGCCTGCCAGGAGGGCCTCATCTGTACCTGGGCCCGGCCGGGCAAGGCG TTCACAGACGAGGAGGCGGAGGCCCAGACAGGGGAAGGAAGTTGGCCCAGGTCACCCAGCAAGTCAGTGGTAGAG GGCATCTCCTCCCAACCAGGCAACTCCCCGAGCGGCACAGTGGTGTGA
- the DMPK gene encoding LOW QUALITY PROTEIN: myotonin-protein kinase (The sequence of the model RefSeq protein was modified relative to this genomic sequence to represent the inferred CDS: deleted 3 bases in 2 codons), whose protein sequence is MSAEVRLSRLQQLVLDPGFLGLEPLLDLLLGVHQELGASDLAQDKYVADFLQWVEPIAARLKEARLQRDDFEILKVIGRGAFSEVAVVKMKQTGQVYAMKIMNKWDMLKRGEVSCFREERDVLVNGDRRWITELHFAFQDENYLYLVMEYYVGGDLLTLLSKFGERIPAEMARFYLAEIVMAIDSVHRLGYVHRDIKPDNILLDRCGHIRLADFGSCLKLQADGTVRSLVAVGTPDYLSPEILQAVGGGPGMGSYGPECDWWALGVFAYEMFYGQTPFYADSTAETYGKIVHYKEHLSLPLADGGVPEEARDLIQQLLCPPEMRLGRDGAGDFQNHPFFFGLDWDGLRDSVPPFTPDFEGATDTCNFDVVEDGLTAMETLSDMREGMPLGVHLPFVGYSYSCMALRDEEAPGPTAMELEAEPLPEPPVQAASPEPTVPPPEETAEAAIPEAIPASAEAQEARMTLRELQEALEEEVLTRQSLSRELDAIRTANQNFASQLREAEARNRDLEAHVRQLQEQMELLQARGDAAVTGVPSPRATDLPSHLDGPPAWLWANARWWGQAMHRRHLLLPARVPKPDLSEARSLLLFAVALAAAAALGRTGLVAYAEHLAPVWRQPGAAFAS, encoded by the exons ATGTCAGCCGAAGTGCGGCTGAGCCGGCTCCAGCAGCTGGTGCTGGACCCTGGCTTCCTGGGGCTGGAGCCCCTGCTCGACCTTCTCCTGGGCGTCCACCAGGAGCTGGGGGCCTCCGACCTGGCCCAGGACAAGTATGTGGCCGACTTCTTGCAGTGGG tggAGCCCATCGCGGCGAGGCTTAAGGAGGCCCGACTGCAGAGGGATGACTTCGAGATTCTGAAGGTGATCGGACGCGGGGCGTTCAGCGAG GTGGCGGTGGTGAAGATGAAGCAGACGGGCCAGGTGTATGCCATGAAGATCATGAATAAATGGGACATGCTGAAGAGGGGCGAG GTGTCGTGCTTCCGCGAAGAGAGGGATGTGTTGGTGAACGGAGACCGGCGCTGGATCACAGAGCTGCACTTCGCCTTCCAGGATGAGAACTACTTG TACCTGGTCATGGAGTACTACGTGGGCGGGGACCTGCTAACGCTGCTGAGCAAGTTTGGGGAGCGGATCCCGGCAGAAATGGCGCGCTTCTACCTGGCAGAGATTGTCATGGCCATAGACTCGGTACACCGGCTGGGCTACGTACACAG AGACATCAAACCCGACAACATCCTACTGGACCGCTGCGGTCACATCCGTTTGGCCGACTTCGGCTCCTGCCTCAAGTTGCAGGCGGACGGAACG GTGCGGTCTCTGGTGGCGGTGGGCACGCCGGACTACTTGTCCCCCGAGATCCTGCAGGCAGTGGGCGGCGGGCCCGGGATGGGCAGCTACGGGCCCGAATGTGACTGGTGGGCGCTGGGAGTGTTCGCCTATGAGATGTTCTATGGGCAGACGCCCTTCTACGCCGACTCCACGGCTGAGACCTACGGCAAGATAGTGCACTACAAG GAGCACCTGTCTCTACCACTGGCCGATGGGGGGGTCCCTGAGGAGGCTCGAGACCTCATCCAGCAGCTGCTGTGTCCCCCTGAGATGCGGCTGGGCCGGGACGGAGCAGGTGATTTCCAGaatcatccttttttctttggccTTGACTGGGACGGTCTCCGAGACAGCGTGCCCCCTTTTACGCCGGATTTTGAGGGTGCCACTGACACGTGCAACTTCGATGTGGTGGAAGACGGGCTCACTGCCATG GAGACGCTGTCGGACATGCGGGAAGGCATGCCACTGGGGGTCCACCTGCCCTTTGTGGGCTACTCCTACTCCTGCATGGCTCTCAG ggaTGAGGAGGCCCCAGGCCCCACAGCCATGGAACTGGAGGCCGAGCCATTGCCTGAGCCACCTGTGCAAGCAGCCAGCCCGGAGCCCACCGTGCCCCCACCGGAGGAAACA GCTGAAGCGGCGATTCCGGAAGCCATTCCAGCCTCGGCGGAGGCCCAGGAGGCCCGGATGACGCTCCGGGAGCTCCAGGaggccctggaggaggaggtgctTACTCGGCAGAGCCTGAGCCGGGAGCTGGATGCCATCCGCACAGCTAACCAGAACTTTGCCAG TCAGCTCCGTGAGGCCGAGGCCCGGAACCGAGACCTGGAGGCGCACGTCCGGCAGCTGCAGGAGCAGATGGAGCTGCTGCAGGCCCGGGGAGATGCAG cTGTCACGGGGGTCCCCAGTCCCCGGGCCACGGATCTACCTTCCCAT ctAGATGGCCCCCCGGCC TGGCTCTGGGCCAATGCCCGCTGGTGGGGCCAGGCC ATGCACCGCCgccacctgctgctccctgccAGG GTCCCTAAGCCTGACCTATCGGAGGCGCGTTCCCTGCTCCTGTTCGCCGTTGCTCTGGCTGCTGCCGCCGCCTTGGGCCGCACTGGGTTGGTGGCCTACGCCGAACATCTCGCCCCGGTCTGGCGCCAGCCAGGAGCCGCCTTCGCCTCCTGA
- the DMWD gene encoding dystrophia myotonica WD repeat-containing protein isoform X2: MAAGGAEGGSGPGAAMGDCAEIKSQFRTREGFYKLLPGDGAARRSGPASAQTPAPPQPPQPPPGPASSSGPGAAGSAPSPPPAGPGPGPALPAVRLSLVRLGEPDGAGTGEPPATPAGLGAGGDRVCFNLGRELYFYPGCCRRGSQRSIDLNKPIDKRIYKGTQPTCHDFNQFTAATETISLLVGFSAGQVQYLDLIKKDTSKLFNEERLIDKTKVTYLKWLPESESLFLASHASGHLYLYNVSHPCASAPPQYSLLKQGEGFAVYAAKSKAPRNPLAKWAVGEGPLNEFAFSPDGRHLACVSQDGCLRVFHFDSMLLRGLMKSYFGGLLCVCWSPDGRYVVTGGEDDLVTVWSFTEGRVVARGHGHKSWVNAVAFDPYTTRAEEAAAASGDGERSGEEEEEEEEEQPDAGGTGSGGGAPLSPLPKAGPITYRFGSAGQDTQFCLWDLTEDVLYPHPPLARTRTLPSTPGTTPPAASSSRGGEPGPGPGPLPRSLSRSNSLPHPAGSGKAGGPGATTEPGTPFSIGRFATLTLQERRDRGSEKEHKRYHSLGNISRGGGGGGGGGSGGDKPSGPAPRSRLDPAKVLGTALCPRIHEVPLLEPLVCKKIAQERLTVLLFLEDCIITACQEGLICTWARPGKAGISSQPGNSPSGTVV; encoded by the exons ATGGCGGCGGGCGGCGCGGAGGGCGGCTCGGGCCCCGGCGCCGCCATGGGGGACTGTGCGGAAATCAAGTCGCAGTTCCGCACCCGCGAGGGCTTCTACAAGCTGCTCCCCGGCGATGGCGCCGCTCGCAGGTCGGGTCCGGCTTCCGCCCAGACCCCGGCGCCGCCCCAGCCGCCGCAGCCCCCGCccggccctgcttcctcctccggCCCCGGCGCCGCGGGCTCCGCGCCGTCCCCGCCGCCTGCAGGCCCGGGACCAGGGCCCGCGCTGCCCGCCGTGCGCCTCAGCCTCGTGCGCCTCGGGGAGCCCGACGGTGCCGGGACCGGGGAGCCGCCCGCCACGCCCGCGGGGCTGGGTGCCGGAGGAGACCGGGTCTGCTTCAACTTGGGCCGCGAGCTGTATTTCTATCCGGGCTGCTGCCGCCGCGGGAGCCAACGG TCCATTGACCTCAACAAGCCGATTGACAAGCGGATCTACAAGGGCACCCAGCCCACCTGCCATGACTTCAACCAGTTCACTGCTGCCACAGAGACCATCTCCCTGCTGGTGGGGTTCTCCGCCGGCCAGGTGCAGTACCTGGATCTCATCAAGAAGGATACCAGCAAGCTATTCAATGAAGAG CGGCTGATCGACAAGACAAAGGTGACCTACCTGAAGTGGCTGCCCGAGTCCGAGAGCCTGTTCCTGGCCTCGCACGCCAGTGGCCACCTGTACCTGTACAACGTCAGCCACCCGTGCGCCTCGGCCCCACCCCAGTACAGCCTGCTGAAGCAGGGCGAGGGCTTCGCCGTCTACGCCGCCAAGAGCAAGGCGCCCCGCAACCCACTGGCCAAGTGGGCTGTGGGTGAGGGGCCCCTCAATGAGTTCGCCTTCTCGCCCGACGGCCGGCACCTGGCCTGCGTCAGCCAGGATGGCTGCCTGCGTGTCTTCCACTTCGACTCTATGCTCCTGCGCGGGCTCATGAAGAGCTACTTTGGGGGCCTGCTGTGTGTGTGCTGGAGCCCTGACGGCCGCTACGTTGTGACGGGTGGCGAAGATGACCTGGTCACCGTGTGGTCCTTCACCGAGGGCCGTGTGGTGGCCCGGGGCCACGGCCACAAGTCCTGGGTCAACGCTGTGGCCTTTGACCCCTACACCACGAGGGCCGAGGAGGCCGCCGCAGCCAGCGGTGACGGAGAGCggagtggagaggaggaggaggaggaggaagaggagcagccTGATGCCGGGGGCACAGGCTCCGGTGGGGgagcccccctctccccactgcccaaaGCCGGCCCCATCACCTACCGCTTCGGCTCAGCCGGCCAGGACACGCAGTTCTGCCTGTGGGACCTCACTGAAGACGTGCTTTACCCCCACCCGCCCCTGGCCCGCACCCGCACCCTCCCTAGCACGCCTGGCACCACACCCCCCGCTGCCAGCAGCTCCCGGGGCGGCgagcctggccctggccctggccccctgccccGCTCCCTGTCCCGCTCCAACAGCCTCCCGCACCCTGCAGGCAGCGGCAAGGCCGGCGGCCCGGGTGCCACAACTGAGCCGGGCACACCATTCAGCATCGGCCGCTTTGCCACGCTCACGCTGCAGGAGCGGCGGGACCGggggtcagagaaagagcacaagcgcTACCACAGCCTGGGCAACATCagccgggggggcgggggcggcgggggcgggggcagcggtGGGGACAAGCCCAGCGGCCCTGCTCCCCGCAGCCGGCTGGACCCAGCCAAGGTGCTGGGCACCGCGCTGTGCCCGCGCATCCACGAGGTGCCCCTGCTCGAGCCCCTGGTGTGCAAGAAGATCGCCCAGGAGCGGCTCACAGTCCTCCTCTTCCTGGAGGACTGCATCATCACCGCCTGCCAGGAGGGCCTCATCTGTACCTGGGCCCGGCCGGGCAAGGCG GGCATCTCCTCCCAACCAGGCAACTCCCCGAGCGGCACAGTGGTGTGA
- the SIX5 gene encoding homeobox protein SIX5, with protein MATLPAEQSAGPAAGGEAVAAAAATEEEEEEARQLLQTLQAAEGEAAAAAGAGAGEAASGAEGPGSPGVPGSPPEAAAEPPTGLRFSPEQVACVCEALLQAGHAGRLSRFLGALPPAERLRGSDPVLRARALVAFQRGEYAELYRLLESRPFPAAHHAFLQDLYLRARYHEAERARGRALGAVDKYRLRKKFPLPKTIWDGEETVYCFKERSRAALKACYRGNRYPTPDEKRRLATLTGLSLTQVSNWFKNRRQRDRTGGGGTAPCKSESDGNPTTEDESSRSPEDLDRGAAPVLAEAPAQGSIFLAGAAPPAPCPASSSILVNGSFLAAGSSPAVLLNGSPVIINSLALGEASSLGPLLLTGGSGAPPPQQPAPQGASEGKTSLVLDPQTGEVRLEEAQPDADDSAETKEAQVAASGTAGEEAAGPLPQVVPGPPPATPFPLPPAPVPSVASPQVVPLSPPPGYPAGLGPTSPLLNLPQVVPTSQVVTLPQAVGPLQLLAAGPGSPVKVAAAAGPANVHLINSGVGVTALQLPSATAPGNFLLANPVSGSPIVTGVAVQQGKIILTATFPTSMLVSQVLPPAPSLALPLKPDPAISVPEGALPVAPSPALSDVHALGPLSAPQPPPPSVPAATAATSLPFSPDSSGLLPGFPAPPPEGLMLSPAAMPIWPTGLELSTGPEGLLEAEKGLGTQASHTVLRLPDPDPEGLLLGSTAGGEADEGLEAEPKVLTQLQSVPVEEPLEL; from the exons ATGGCTACCTTGCCTGCGGAGCAGAGCGCGGGGCCGGCGGCCGGGGGggaggcggtggcggcggcggcggcgaccgaagaagaggaggaggaagcgcGCCAGCTCCTGCAGACTTTGCAGGCGGCCGAGGGTgaggcggcggccgcggccggggccggggcgggcgaAGCGGCGTCGGGAGCGGAGGGCCCGGGATCCCCGGGCGTCCCCGGGTCGCCCCCCGAGGCCGCTGCCGAGCCGCCCACGGGCCTCCGCTTCTCGCCGGAGCAGGTGGCGTGCGTTTGCGAGGCGCTGCTACAGGCGGGCCACGCCGGCCGCTTGAGCCGCTTCCTGGGCGCACTGCCCCCGGCCGAGCGCCTACGTGGCAGCGATCCGGTGCTGCGTGCTCGGGCCCTGGTGGCCTTCCAGCGGGGAGAGTACGCCGAGCTCTACCGGCTGCTCGAGAGCCGCCCCTTCCCCGCCGCCCACCACGCCTTTCTGCAGGACCTCTACCTGCGCGCGCGCTACCACGAGGCCGAGCGGGCCCGCGGCCGCGCGCTGGGCGCAGTGGACAAGTACCGTCTGCGCAAGAAGTTCCCGCTGCCCAAGACCATATGGGACGGCGAAGAGACCGTCTACTGCTTCAAGGAGCGCTCCCGCGCCGCGCTCAAGGCCTGCTATCGCGGCAACCGCTACCCTACGCCGGACGAGAAGCGCCGCCTGGCCACGCTCACCGGCCTCTCGCTCACGCAGGTCAGCAACTGGTTCAAGAACCGGCGACAGCGCGATCGGACCGGGGGCGGCGGCACCGCGCCTTGCAAGAG CGAGTCTGACGGGAACCCCACCACCGAGGACGAGTCCAGCCGCAGTCCCGAGGACCTGGACAGGGGGGCGGCTCCGGTGCTTGCGGAGGCCCCCGCCCAGGGCTCTATATTTCTGGCGGGGGCCGCCCCTCCTGCGCCCTGCCCCGCCTCCTCCTCCATCCTGGTGAACGGGAGCTTCCTGGCTGCGGGCAGCTCTCCCGCCGTGCTCCTCAACGGCAGCCCGGTCATCATCAACAGCCTGGCCCTTGGGGAGGCCTCCAGCCTGGGTCCCCTGCTGCTCACGGGTGGCAGTGGCGCCCCTCCACCGCAGCAGCCGGCGCCCCAGGGGGCCAGTGAGGGCAAGACCTCCCTGGTCCTGGACCCTCAGACGGGGGAGGTGCGGCTAGAGGAGGCTCAGCCCGATGCCGATGACTCCGCTGAGACCAAGGAAGCCCAGGTGGCTGCCTCGGGGACGGCTGGAGAGGAGGCTGCTGGGCCTCTGCCCCAGGTGGTGCCCGGCCCCCCACCGGCCaccccctttcctctgcccccagcACCGGTGCCCTCTGTGGCTTCTCCGCAGGTggtgcccctttccccaccccctgggTACCCTGCAGGCCTGGGCCCCACATCCCCACTGCTGAACCTGCCCCAGGTGGTGCCCACCTCGCAGGTGGTGACCCTGCCCCAGGCGGTGGGGCCGCTGCAGCTGTTAGCCGCTGGGCCAGGCAGCCCTGTGAAGGTGGCAGCCGCCGCGGGCCCTGCCAACGTACACCTGATAAACTCCGGGGTGGGCGTGACGGCCCTGCAGCTGCCCTCGGCCACTGCCCCAG GAAACTTTCTCCTGGCCAACCCCGTGTCCGGCAGCCCCATCGTGACGGGCGTGGCCGTGCAGCAGGGCAAGATCATCCTCACGGCCACCTTCCCCACCAGCATGCTGGTCTCCCAGGTCCTGCCGcctgcccccagcctggccctgcccctgaaGCCAGACCCGGCCATCTCAGTGCCTGAAGGAGCCCTACCAGTGGCCCCCAGCCCTGCGCTCTCGGACGTCCACGCCCTGGGCCCACTGTCTGCACCGCAGCCTCCACCACCGTCTGTCCCTGCTGCCACCGCTGCTACcagcctgcccttctccccagaTTCCTCCGGCCTCCTGCCTGGCTTCCCAGCGCCCCCGCCCGAAGGGCTCATGCTGTCCCCCGCAGCCATGCCCATCTGGCCCACGGGACTGGAACTGAGCACAGGCCCGGAAGGGCTGCTGGAAGCCGAGAAAGGGCTGGGGACACAGGCCTCCCACACCGTGTTGAGGCTGCCAGACCCCGACCCCGAGGGTCTGCTTCTGGGGTCCACGGCAGGTGGTGAGGCCGACGAGGGCCTGGAAGCCGAGCCCAAGGTTCTGACCCAGCTGCAGTCGGTGCCTGTGGAAGAGCCTCTGGAGCTGTGA